CGCGCGAGCGTGCTGCCGACCTCGCCCGCGCCGATGATGCTGATTACGGTCATAGTCCTTCCCTCAACTTCCGGTGGGGCGACGGCCGTCGCCCGGCCTGGCGTCGGTGTGAGCTGTCGCATGTGGGGCGACCGCTCAATTCCGCATCGATCGATGCGATATTCGGGACCATAGCACTTCCGGAGTGATCGATGCGGAAGATTCCGCATCGATCACTCCGGAAGGGGTAGAGTGGGTGACGTGGCGACCAAACAGAGCGGCCCGATCGGCCGGCCCCGAGCATTCGACACCGAGGCAGCGCTCGAACGGGCCATGCTTTTCTTCTGGGAGCACGGCTACGAGGGCGCCAGTCTGACCGGCTTGACCAAGGCGATGGGGATCTCCACCACCAGCATGTACACGGCCTTCGGCAACAAGGAGGAACTGTTCCGCAAGGCCCTGGAGCGCTACACCGAGGGCCCGAGCGCCTACCTGACCCGGGCTTTGGAAGAACCGACCGCACGTGGCGTCGCGACCGCCATGTTGAGTGGCGTCGTGCGCACCACCACGCGGCCGGCCCGACCCCACGGGTGCCTGGGGGTGCAGGGCGCTCTGGTCACCAGCGCCTCCGGCAGCAGCGTCCGAGACCTCCTCGCCGCTTGGCGCGACGACGGTTGCAGCCGTCTGTGTGAGCGGTTCCAGCAGGCCGTCGACGAGGGCGACCTGCCCCCCGCGGCCGACGCCGGGCTCCTGGGCCGGTATGTCAGCACCCTGGCCTTCGGTATCGCCGTGCAGGCCGCAAGCGGTATCGGTCGCGACGAACTCCAGAGCATGGCCAACGCCGCCCTGGAGTCCTGGCCACCCTTCTGACCCTCGCCGTCGACCTGGACGCCGAATCCCCGCACGTCCCGGTCTGCACCGCCACCGGCGGCGACAGCACCACCGTCCTGCGCTCCCTCACCGCGTAGTTCTGCACCAGGACGCCCACGCCCTGGTCCTCGACCTCAAGCGGATCTCCCACCTGTGGGCGAGGGGCCTGTCGACGGTGACCCACCGCGGCAGCACCGCCGGCATCCACGACGCCCTGGTCCACCTCACCGACGAACTCCAGCGCCGCAACCATCTTCCCGACCACGAACTCGCCGACGCCCCGCGGCTGATCGTCGCGATCGACAGCGCCAACGGCACGCCGCACCGGCTCGCCCGGTACTGGGAGACGTTCCGCCAGCACGACGACCCCACGACGTCCCCGGCCGTCACCGCACTCGACGAAGCCCTGTGGACCGGACGCACCGTCCGCGTCCACGTCATCCTCGACGGCACACCCCACACCAGCGTCCTCAAAGCGGCGGCCCACGAGCTGTTCGCCACCGTGATCCTGACCCGGTTCACGGCCGACACCTGGCAGCGCCTGGCCCCGATAGCCGGTCCCGCCCCGAAGAGCAGCACGCAGCCGAGCCGTGCCCACGTCGTCCAGGAAGACACCGCCCACCCGACACAGGTCCTGCTCATGACCGACGCCGAAGCCGCCGACTGGCTCTCCGCGACGGCGGCCGGGAAGAACTGACCGGCCCGGAGCCGGACACACCACGGGCCCCGGGGGGATCAACACCCCCCGGGGCCCGTTTCATGAAGTCGCCGGGCTGTACGCGCCGGGTCGGCGCCTTCCATCATGGCGAGGACCGAGCCGATCACCCCGACTCGGAAGGAGTGCTCGGCCACGGACTCCGGCTGCTTGTTGCCGGCGAACCACCAGCCGGTCCGCGCGACGCGCTTGAGCACGCCCATCTCGGAGATGAAGCTCGCGGTGCCCCAGGGTGGTGTCGTCGGCCATGCGGTCCTCCGGTGTCAGCGGTCGAGGTCGAAAACGTAATGGACGTGGGCGAGCTCGCGCCGGGATCCCCCCGACAACGCTGCCCCGTCCAGGAGTTGACCAGCCTGCTCGCGCAGTACGTCAGCGAGCGGCCCGGCGGCCTGCGCCAGCCACGGGAAGGCCGTCAGCAGCGCCCACAGCGAGTGCGCGTACAGGTCGATGAAGCCCGCTGCGAGGTGCAGCCCGCCCACCAAACCCCGCAGCAGCGTCACCGGATCCCAGCCCGACAAGTCCCTATCCCGCATGAAGGCGTCGTCCGGCTGCGGCAACGCCAGAGCCCCGAGCCACAGCGCCCAGTAGTACAGGTTCGCGGCCCCCGCGACGTCGTCGTCGGCCAAGGCGCGGTCGATGAAGTCCAGCAGCGGCTGCGGGTCCCCGAGCCGGGCGAGCGCGGCGGCGGTGGACCGGGCCTCCGCCCAGTGCGGCGACCAGCCCCGCCGGGCCGGCACGTCACGCCGCCGGTGCAGAGCCTGCGCGGCCCACGCGGCGCGTTCGGCCGCTCGACTCTTGGCAGCGGTGCCGCTGAGCGCGGCGGATCGGGAAATGGGCCTGACGGGCGTGGTCGCGGATGGTGGCTGCGGGCTCGGTGACCAGTGGGATGCCGGAGTGGTCGGTCAGCTGTGAGCTTTTCTGGTCGCGTTTGGCGCTCGACCAGTGTGGGGTGGGTCAGGGGGTGACGATGGGGAAGTCCGGGTCGCCGGGGTCGAGTACGGCGGTGAGGCGGTGGAGCGCCGAGGCGTCGCCTTGGATCTGGACGCCGGCTCGGTCGAGGCCTTCGGGTGTGAGGCCGGTGACGGTCAGGTGGGACAGGGCGCTGACGGTGCTGGTGAGGGTGACGTCGGCGGCTGTCTTGTGGTGGGCGTTGCTGTAGCTGAGGACGCCGTTGGACAGGGTCAGGCGGTAGCGCTCGTTGGCGTCAGTGAGGTGGACGTCGATGGTGAGCTTTTCGTCCCAGGCCTTGGGGCCGTTGATCTGGATGGCGATGGCATCGAAGAGCATGGTCGGGGTGAGGTGGGCGATGACGTCGGGTGACGCGGTGACCGTGGGGGTGCCGAACTGGCCTTGGCGTAGTTCGGTGGTGCCGGACAGGTAGAAGTTGCGCCAGGTGCCGTTCTCCGCGCCGTAGCCGAGTTGCTCGAAGGTGTCGGCGAGCAGGTCGCGGGCGGCGGTGTGCTGGGGGTCGGCGAAGACGACGTGGCTGAGGACTTCGGCCGCCCAGCGGTAGTCACCCGCGTCGAACGACGCGCGCGCCTTGTCCACGACGGTGTCGGCGCCGCCCATGAACTGGACGTAGCGTTTCCCGGCTTCGACCGGCGGGTGCTGCCACAGGTGTGCGGGGTTGCCGTCGAACCAGCCCATGTAGCGCTGGTAGACGGCCTTGAGGTTGTGGCTGACCGAACCGTAGTAACCATGGGCGCTCCAGGCACTCTCCAGAGCCGGCGGCAGGGGGAGGTGTTCGGCGATCTCGATGCCCGTCCAGCCCTTGTTGATCAGGCGCAGTGACTGGTCGTGGAGGTAGCCGTACAGGTCGCGCTGGGCGCTCAGGAAGGCTGTTACCCGTTCTTGGCCCCAGGTGGGCCAGTGGTGGGAGGCGAACGCGACGTCCGTCGTCTCGCCGAAGAGATCGATGGTCGCGGTCAGCGCATGGGACCAGGCGTGCGGGTCCCGGACCACGGCGCCGCGCAGGGTGAGCATGTTGTGCAGCGTGTGGGTGGCGTCCTCGGCCGTGCACAGCGCCCTGAAGTCCGGGAAGTGGATGAGCAGTTCGGCGGGCGCCTCGGTGTTGGGCGCCATCTGGAACACCATCCTGACGCCGTCGACGGTCTCCTCCTGCCCCGTCCGGGTGACGGTCAGGGTCGGCGCGATCAGGGTGACGGTGCCGGTGGAGGTGGTCTGCCCGAGCCCGGCGCCGACGGCGCCCTGCGGTCCGCGGGCGAGCGCGGCCCCGTACATGTAGGCGGCCCGGCGCCCCATGGCGGTGCCCGCGTACACGTTCTCCGCCACGGCGTGCTCGGTGAAACCCTCCGGCGCGACCACGGGGCACCGGCCTGCGTCGACGTCCTCCTGCGTGGTGACGCCTTTCACGCCGCCGAAGTGGTCGACGTGCGAGTGCGTGTACAGGACGCCGGTCACCGGGCGCTCGCCGCGGTGCTCGCGGTAGAGGGCCAGAGCCGCGGCGGCGGTCTCGGTGGAGATCAGCGGGTCGATGACGAGGACGCCGATGGCTCCCTCGACGAACGTGATGTTCGACAGATCGAGACCACGCACCTGATAGATGCCTTCGACTACCTCGAACAGGCCCTGTTCGGCGACCAGCTGGGACTGCCGCCACAGGCTCGGGTTCACCGTGTCGGGTGCCTCACCCTGGAGAAACGCGTACGTGTCGTTGTCCCACACGACGGTACCGGAGGCGTCGGTGACGGCACCGGGCACCTTGCGCGCGATGAGGCCCCGCCTGGCGTCCTCGAAATCCTGCGCGTCGGAGAACGGGAGCCGCTCCCGGATCTCGCTCTGCTGTCGGACAACGGGCGACTGAGCAACCTTCGGTGTCGAAGCCATAGAGGTAGATTCACACCAGAGGCACCTAAAATATCGTCACGACACCGCTACTCTCCTCGTCCAGATCCGGGACGGGTGCACCGGAGTCCTGGGGCAGTTGCTGGCGCGGAGCCCGGGGCGGGTCGTCGGGACACGGCGCCGGAAACAGCAGGAAGTACTACCGCGGTGCGAGGGCCGCTGTCCGAGGTGTCCGCACATGGTGGCGAGGAGGCCGTAGTCCCTTCCACCACTGGCCCCACTTTCACTGACGGAGAGGTATGACGAGTGTTCTCGGACCCGCGTGTCCACACGCGTAAATGGGCCGCAAGGCATCCAATCTGTACCGGATTGGTCATGGGAATGCTCTTCTATCTCGTGGAGATCCTCGCCACCACCGACGCTCTCGGTTCCCTGCCATTCGCCGTCGCGATCGCAGCGATCTTTACTCTGACCGCCTTTGGCGAGAGGCGACGACGGAGGAAGCGCACGTTGTCACTCTGACGTAAAACTGGGTGCTGCGGGGCCGCCCCCGGCCTCGCAGCACCCACCGCTCTTTCAGGCCGACCGCTCATGGCAGACGGGCCGCGCGGCCGACTCCACGTGTCCGAGTGGCGCCGCCTTCACCAGGGTGGCATGCGCAGGTGAGAGCGGGAGGGACGGGCGGTGGTGCCCGTGGTCACCACCGCACCCCATCCGCCGCTCGTCGACACGTGGCGCGCATCCCGACGGGAGCGGTCCAGCCCGCTGCGAAGGGGTTGTACGGGCTCCCGGGTGGGCGGCGTGACGGCTTCACCCAGGAGCCCGGTCCGACGGTCAGCCAGGAGCTCACCCCGGGTGCCGTTCATCAGACGATCCGCCTCAGCTGCCGTTGCGCAGTGGCGGCGCGCCGCTGTGCTGGTTGCTTCGCTCGGCCGGGGCAGGCGGAGTGTTGTACGGTACCCAACCGGCACCATCGATCATCCGGCTGCCCGACCAACACCACCATCGACCTCGCTCGTCGGCTCAGGTACCAACCGGTCGCAACGCCGTTGAACCAGACTGAGCTCGTCCGCGCCGGTGCCGACGAGAGATCCTGTCGGCACCGGCGCGGACGAGCTCAGCTGTGGATGGATTTTCGGGGCAGAGGGTGCGGGTCACTGCGGCCCCGGGCAGGTGCGTACGGCTGGCACCACCTGATCGG
The DNA window shown above is from Streptomyces sp. NBC_00247 and carries:
- a CDS encoding TetR/AcrR family transcriptional regulator, whose amino-acid sequence is MATKQSGPIGRPRAFDTEAALERAMLFFWEHGYEGASLTGLTKAMGISTTSMYTAFGNKEELFRKALERYTEGPSAYLTRALEEPTARGVATAMLSGVVRTTTRPARPHGCLGVQGALVTSASGSSVRDLLAAWRDDGCSRLCERFQQAVDEGDLPPAADAGLLGRYVSTLAFGIAVQAASGIGRDELQSMANAALESWPPF
- a CDS encoding alkyl/aryl-sulfatase, translated to MASTPKVAQSPVVRQQSEIRERLPFSDAQDFEDARRGLIARKVPGAVTDASGTVVWDNDTYAFLQGEAPDTVNPSLWRQSQLVAEQGLFEVVEGIYQVRGLDLSNITFVEGAIGVLVIDPLISTETAAAALALYREHRGERPVTGVLYTHSHVDHFGGVKGVTTQEDVDAGRCPVVAPEGFTEHAVAENVYAGTAMGRRAAYMYGAALARGPQGAVGAGLGQTTSTGTVTLIAPTLTVTRTGQEETVDGVRMVFQMAPNTEAPAELLIHFPDFRALCTAEDATHTLHNMLTLRGAVVRDPHAWSHALTATIDLFGETTDVAFASHHWPTWGQERVTAFLSAQRDLYGYLHDQSLRLINKGWTGIEIAEHLPLPPALESAWSAHGYYGSVSHNLKAVYQRYMGWFDGNPAHLWQHPPVEAGKRYVQFMGGADTVVDKARASFDAGDYRWAAEVLSHVVFADPQHTAARDLLADTFEQLGYGAENGTWRNFYLSGTTELRQGQFGTPTVTASPDVIAHLTPTMLFDAIAIQINGPKAWDEKLTIDVHLTDANERYRLTLSNGVLSYSNAHHKTAADVTLTSTVSALSHLTVTGLTPEGLDRAGVQIQGDASALHRLTAVLDPGDPDFPIVTP